The proteins below come from a single Malus domestica chromosome 03, GDT2T_hap1 genomic window:
- the LOC139194081 gene encoding uncharacterized protein, with amino-acid sequence MPEIFDVTVTIANTSSEEDHIPFVVQLEFVIVCADPSPFETQEEIEIGECSLRLVSQRKLRNKKGRMVIHLKLEKRLKLVMLTEVGKELKLEIVKRQLLFDVSVESLDCKCSLRLSFLVWVSQRTLRQRKRRMVIH; translated from the exons ATGCCCGAGATATTTG ATGTTACAGTAACAATTGCAAATACAAGTTCAGAGGAAGATCATATTCCTTTTGTGGTGCAGCTGGAGTTCGTTATCGTCTGCG CCGATCCTAGCCCATTTGAAACTCAAGAAGAGATTGAAATTGGGGAATGCTCACTGAGGCtg GTAAGTCAAAGAAAgctaagaaataaaaaaggaaggATGGTAATTCATTTGAAACTGGAGAAGAGATTGAAATTGGTGATGCTCACTGAGGTTGGCAAGGAATTGAAATTGGAAATTGTGAAGCGACAACTTTTGTTTGATGTGAGTGTTGAGTCATTGGATTGCAAGTGCTCATTGAGGCTTTCTTTTTTAGTGTGGGTCAGTCAAAGAACGCtaagacaaagaaaaagaaggatggTAATTCATTAA